One stretch of Garciella nitratireducens DSM 15102 DNA includes these proteins:
- a CDS encoding (2Fe-2S) ferredoxin domain-containing protein: MKTLKELEEIRKKTLENINIRKGKESYRIVVGMATCGIAAGARPVLTAIMEQVSKLGLKDVTIAQTGCIGACRFEPIVEVYCPDGEKVTYIKMTPEKAKKMVESHIKNGKVVEEYTMTTIDGKIIDPVMKEK, encoded by the coding sequence GTGAAAACTTTAAAAGAATTAGAGGAAATTAGAAAAAAAACCTTAGAAAATATTAATATAAGAAAAGGAAAAGAAAGTTATCGGATTGTAGTGGGAATGGCAACCTGTGGAATTGCAGCGGGTGCAAGGCCTGTTTTAACAGCCATTATGGAGCAAGTAAGCAAACTAGGGCTAAAAGATGTTACTATTGCTCAAACAGGATGTATTGGAGCTTGTCGCTTTGAACCTATTGTAGAAGTATATTGTCCAGATGGGGAAAAGGTGACTTATATCAAAATGACCCCTGAAAAAGCAAAAAAAATGGTAGAAAGTCATATAAAAAATGGAAAAGTTGTAGAGGAATATACAATGACTACTATTGATGGAAAAATTATTGATCCAGTCATGAAAGAAAAATAA
- the nuoF gene encoding NADH-quinone oxidoreductase subunit NuoF translates to MNFYRSQVLICGGTGCTSSGSNKLVNKLKTELKKKDLDKEIEIITTGCFGLCALGPVVIVYPEGVFYSKVEEKDVPELVEEHFVKGRILKRLVYNEAIEKEKIRALNDVDFFKKQKRVALKNCGVINPENIDEYLAFDGYKALEKVLLNMKPDDVIQEIKDSGLRGRGGAGFPTALKWTFAKNAKEDQKYVVCNADEGDPGAFMDRSILEGDPHSVIEAMAIAAYAIGANQGFIYIRAEYPIAVKRLAIAINQAKEYGLLGENIFGTDFSFDLDIRLGAGAFVCGEETALMHSIEGGRGEPRPRPPFPANKGLFGKPTVLNNVETYANIPKIILNGAEWFASVGTEKSKGTKVFALGGKINNTGLLEIPMGTTLREVIFEIGGGIPNGKKFKAAQTGGPSGGCIPAQHLDTPIDYESLAEIGSIMGSGGLIVMDEDTCMVDIAKFFLEFTVEESCGKCPPCRIGTKRMLEILEKITSGKGEEGDIEKLEKLAQNIKDSALCGLGQTAPNPVLSTIRYFRDEYEAHIKEKRCPAGACKSLVRYKIQKDQCRACGICAKKCPVSCISGKPKTPYVIDQEKCLKCGTCLEVCPFNAIVKG, encoded by the coding sequence TTGAATTTTTATCGTTCTCAAGTGTTAATATGTGGAGGGACTGGTTGTACATCTTCCGGATCGAATAAATTAGTAAATAAGTTAAAAACGGAACTAAAAAAGAAAGATCTTGACAAAGAAATTGAAATTATTACAACAGGTTGTTTTGGATTATGTGCATTAGGACCAGTTGTAATTGTATATCCAGAGGGAGTATTTTATAGTAAAGTAGAAGAAAAAGATGTTCCAGAATTGGTAGAAGAACATTTTGTGAAAGGAAGAATTTTAAAAAGATTAGTATACAATGAAGCGATAGAAAAGGAAAAAATCCGAGCATTAAACGATGTAGACTTTTTTAAAAAACAAAAAAGAGTAGCCTTAAAAAATTGTGGGGTAATTAATCCAGAAAATATAGATGAATATCTTGCTTTTGATGGCTATAAAGCATTAGAAAAAGTTTTATTAAATATGAAACCTGATGATGTAATACAGGAAATCAAAGATTCAGGATTAAGAGGAAGAGGGGGAGCAGGTTTTCCAACGGCTTTAAAATGGACTTTTGCAAAGAATGCCAAAGAAGATCAAAAATATGTAGTATGCAATGCGGATGAAGGAGATCCTGGTGCTTTTATGGATAGAAGTATACTAGAAGGAGATCCGCATTCTGTAATAGAAGCTATGGCAATTGCAGCTTATGCAATAGGAGCAAATCAAGGGTTTATATACATCAGAGCAGAATATCCTATCGCAGTAAAAAGATTAGCTATTGCCATCAATCAAGCTAAAGAGTATGGATTATTGGGGGAAAATATTTTTGGTACTGATTTTAGTTTTGATCTAGATATTAGATTAGGTGCAGGAGCTTTTGTTTGTGGAGAGGAAACGGCTTTAATGCATTCTATAGAAGGGGGAAGAGGGGAACCTAGACCGAGACCACCTTTTCCAGCTAATAAAGGGCTTTTTGGGAAACCAACAGTATTAAATAATGTAGAAACCTATGCAAATATTCCTAAAATTATTTTAAATGGAGCAGAATGGTTTGCTTCTGTTGGAACTGAGAAATCAAAGGGAACTAAAGTCTTTGCACTAGGAGGAAAGATTAATAATACAGGGCTCTTGGAAATTCCAATGGGAACTACTCTTAGAGAGGTTATATTTGAAATCGGGGGAGGAATTCCTAATGGTAAGAAATTTAAAGCAGCACAAACTGGAGGGCCTTCTGGAGGATGTATTCCTGCTCAACATCTTGATACACCTATTGATTATGAATCTTTAGCAGAAATTGGATCAATTATGGGTTCTGGTGGACTGATTGTAATGGATGAAGATACTTGTATGGTAGATATTGCAAAATTCTTTTTAGAATTTACTGTGGAGGAATCTTGTGGGAAATGTCCGCCTTGTAGAATTGGTACAAAAAGAATGTTAGAAATATTAGAGAAAATTACAAGTGGGAAAGGAGAAGAAGGAGATATCGAAAAATTAGAGAAGCTAGCACAAAACATAAAAGATTCTGCTTTATGTGGTTTAGGACAAACAGCACCTAATCCTGTTTTATCTACTATTCGATATTTTAGAGATGAATATGAAGCTCATATTAAAGAAAAAAGATGTCCTGCAGGGGCTTGTAAATCTTTAGTTCGTTATAAAATACAAAAAGATCAATGTCGTGCTTGTGGAATTTGTGCAAAAAAATGTCCTGTTAGCTGCATTTCTGGAAAACCAAAGACACCTTATGTGATCGATCAAGAAAAATGTTTAAAATGTGGAACATGTTTAGAAGTATGTCCATTTAATGCGATTGTAAAAGGTTAG